CAAGATTTGGACAGAATTTAGAAAAGTGGTCATTAGAGACTAAGAAAGAGTTGATTGAAGCTACAAGAGATAGGTCGGCGGAGATAATGGAAATGTTATCAAATATTTCACGGAAAAGAGGGACTATATTTACCAGAACTTCGTCTTATAATGTGAATAAGACTGAGCTTCAGACATATATGTGTTTTTTTACAGCTTTGGTTCAGTTTGCTCAATTAAATGGGTTAGATGACCAGCAGATGTATTTGTCAGCACAGAGACAGATGAGACGGTTATTTAGGACAGAATTTGTATTTTTTAGCTGTTGTGGATATGGAAGTGGCTGAAGACCAATTGCACACAGTGGTGTCGTTAGAGGACTTTATAGTAAAAAGTAATTTAGATGTGGAGACAGAGGAAGACATCAATTCTAAAGAGGTTCTTAAAGCTCTGAAAGAGTTAGATTTTGTGTGGCAGAGAAAGAATCGAGATAGGATTACAGAAGAGGGGCAGGAGTTTCTATCTCTTTATGATACGGGTAAGTCTTTTACAGTAAGAGGTTTGCGGACAGCGATAGGAGTTAAGACGAGAAAGATAAAAGAACTTAAGAGTTTAATAACAGAGAGCAGATACTTCAACTAACTTATCTAGGAATTTTTCCTAAATCTTCTAATAGAGCCTATCTATAAATTTCCACAGATAGGTTCTAAATAAATAAAATGTTCATAAGATAATTATAAGTGAAAGGGCTAAAAATAGCATCAGATGGCTCTAAATGAGTCTCAGGTATAGGTCTGATATTGTGGAAGGAGAGAAATGTCAGATAATAAATCATTTAAAAAGTCTATCTATATGAAAGACCTGCTAGAACTTAGGGATTTTCAGAAAGAAGCTATACGATTTTTGTATGGAAATCCAAAAGCTATTCTAGGTCTTCCAACAGGTGTGGGTAAGACTATCACATCATTTTCTTTATATAGTTATCATAAACAAGTCCATGATGTTCCTAATAAATACCAGTTACTCTTTGTTACAGAGAAGTCTTTAGTTCCTCAATCTACAGAAGACCTATTAAAGTTCTTTGAATTAGAATATCATATGATATACGGACATTCTAAGAAGAAACGAGACGAAGTTTATAAAGAATTTGAAGACGAACTGACAGATGTTCTATTCTTAAATTATGAGATACTGAGAAACGATTACAAACAGATATTTGAGATAGTTAAGAGACAAGGATTAAATAACATAATGTTTATTTACGACGAAGCTACTGCTATAAAGAGTCGTTCCTCTAAAATATCCAAGATAATAAAAGCCTTTACTAGTAATGTTTCTAGGTCATTAGGTCTAACAGCAACTTTATCTAAAGGGAGAATGGAAGACTATTATAACATCATGCACAATTTGAATATTCCTATATGGACATATCGTAAATTCCAAGATAATTTTATTCTATCAGAGACAGTTTATTGGGGCTTTTTAAAGAATAATCAGAGGTCATTAGGTCGAGCTAAAGGAAAGATACAAGGAAATACTGTAACATTTTTCTTCAATCTCTCATATTTAGATAGAGCTAAGCTAATGATGAAAGCTTATCCTAAAGGGGCAATAGCAAAGATAGTTCGGAACAATCTACTTGTTTTATCAGTGAAACTACAATATGCTAGTGGGCAGAGGTTCTTATCAGTTTCATCAGGAAAAAAGACACATCCTTTAACATTGTTTATGACCTCAGACGATAAAACAGTCGGATACAAGAATGTTACAGATTTTGTAAAAGGGACAAGGAAATACATCTTTACTAGAAGTAAGAAGTCAGTAGCTTCAGAACTACCTGCCTTTTCTAAAAAGAAGATAATTCTATCAGAGGACAAAGAAACTATCCAGACCTTACAGATGTTGTATTACGAGACTAAAGTTCCAAACTTTGCAAGGATAAATATAGCACTCTCCACACCAGAAGCCATAAATAAGGATTTATCAGAAGACTATATTAGTCCAAAGATAAATGAAATGTTAAAGCTATTAACAGGCAGTCTTTCAACAGAAAAGGTGTTAGTGTATAGTCATAGCCGACAGGTAATAGAGAGAGCTTACACTACATATCATAATCATACAGGTAAAGACTTCGCAGTTATAACGGGTAACTCTCAATTTGACTCAAATGAGCAGAGGCATAAGTTCTGGGAAGACTCTAACATAAATGTTCTATTCGGAACAGACTCAATGTCTCAAGGGCATAATCTTCAAAATGCTAATTATATCATCTACTTAAACCTACCATTGAATTCAGGAAACTATATTCAGACATCAGGTCGTATATCTAGGATAGGAACAGAGCATTCTAATCTCACTCTTATCCACTTGTTATACGAAGACACAGCTGACATAGATTGGTATGAAATGGTTCATAGACAGTTGAACCTCATCAACACCTTAAATCCAGACCAAATAGACGAGGGGCTTCTAGCTTCAGATGTTACAGAAACATTAGACGAAAAAGACATCGATACTTTTGTTCGTAGAAGTCTAGGCAATAGACGAAAACAGTATGTAGATGACTAATCTATTGAACACTAAACAATGCTTAAACCTAGTTCTTTAAGTCATTTCAGAGATAGGTATCTCCGTTCTGGGGAGCCTAAATAAGCCTTGCTAATGTTAAGTAATAAGACATACTTGAGTACATTATGTATAATAATTTAAAGTTGAAAGATAAAAAGTCTTACAACTATTAAAGAAAACTAAGGATTAGCAGTGCCTTTTAGCTTAAAAGAAAGAACTTATCGTAACTTGAGTAAGTTAAATATTAGAACTCTTCCAGAGACAGTAGAAGAGTTATTCAGCAAAACTACATTGAACTTGGCTAACAGTCAAATTACTTCCTTGCCACCTGAAATTGGTAATCTTACACAACTTGAAGCTTTAATTCTAAGTGGTAACAATCTTACAAGTCTCCCTCTCTCATTGAGAAATCTTAGAAAACTCACATATGTGAATATCAGTGGAAACAGAAGTTTAAATCAAGACTACATGTTTGATTGTTTCAGAGGGGTCGAGACAGTTATCTCAGATAAATACATTTGGAACTTAAAAGAACTTCCTTTCTAGACCTACTACAATGCTAAAAGAAATATAGCTACACTTTTTAGCATTGTCATAACCTTTCCATAAACCTATCTATAAATTTCTACAGATAGGTTCTAAATAAATAAAATGTTCATAAGATAATTATTAAGTGAAAGAGCTAAAAAGGTTATCAGGTGGCTCTAAATGAGTGTCAGGTATAGGTCTGATATTGTGAAAGGAGAAACATGAATTTAGAATATTCCGATATAACCAAAAGCGAACTGAACGAGATATTTGAAGCCTCAAGTAAAGATAGTAAGGCTTCTATCTCCTTATCAGAGCTTAAGTCCTTATATAAAGGACTTCTAGAGGTCAGTAGAAGACACTGCCTTTTTCATTAAGCTTACAGAGAACGGGGAACTGGTAGGTTACTATATTGTAGCGGGAACATTAATTGATGAGACAGCCTATCTAATTGATTTCTATTTGAAGAAAGCTTACAGGGGTAAAGGTCTGTCAGAAGACATGTTATTGCACCTGCATGTAGCAGTTAAAGACTATTATACAAAGCTTATATTAAGAGTCGAGACGGACAACATTTCTGCTATCAGGGCTTATCAGAAGTTTGGGTTTAAGACTGTTTCTATCTATGAAGATACTAACGATTTGATGATGTTGGCTAACATTTAATGAGAAAACTAACTTTAAGAGCTTACGAGAAGAACATAGCTAGAGTGCTATTTTTTTCAAAACTTAGAGCTGAAATCCCCTCTTTAGATATTGATTTTTCCAGACTAAATATTCTACATTATTTGGAAAAAGGCGAGACATTATATTATTATATAACAGAACATGAGGAACAGGATAATGTGAATATTTATCTAATATTCGAGGACATAGGATATGTCGAGGTTTATTCAGAGTTTGAAAACGACCCATACCTATTTAAGTTGCTATCTAAAGGTTATTCAGTTTCTACCAAACTATCTATGCCTAGGAACTTAAGAAAATCATTTGATACTTATTCTTATACATATATATCTTCTACACAATTGAACTTAGAGGGGTCAGAGAACAAGTCAAAAAGAAAAGCTGTAAGATTGTTGAACGAACTAGACATAAGGTATTACACACCTAAGGACATAATTCCTGAGTCTATTTTTAATTTATTGGAACTATGGGCTAAACAGAAAAAGGAAAAAGGCGAAGAGCTGACAGAGTGGTATGCTTCTTTCTTAAATCTATTCTCAGAGAGTAAGGATTCAGTGCTAATAGCTATATTTGATACAGAGGGAAGATGTATAGCATATTCTATAACTGAAAGAATTTCTGAAAATGCAATTGTGCTAACAGATGGAAAGATAGACTTTAACTTACCAAGAAAATATAAGAGCCTATTCAAAGCTATTCAGTATTTAGAAGCAAAACATTGGGAGTCTTTAATAGATACGGAGTTCTATATGCTATCAGGTTCAGGAGAGTCCTATCTAGATAGAACAGACTCGTCTCTATTTGGGGTCGATTTATTTAAAGCTAATCAGCAACCTTATATGGTTTCTACAAACAATTTCTATGAAAAGAAAGATAATTCTTTTTTGACTAGAAGTATTGGCATAAATAAAATATAAGGAGGCTTAAGGTGAGCGATGAGCTAGACGACATTCCAGACTTTGACGATGAGCTAGAGTCATCAAAGTCTTACAATTGTTATAAGTGCCAAGACACAGGTTTTATATTTGTTGCGGGAGCTTATAAGAAGTGCGGTTGCCAGTTAAAAAAAGAGCTTAAATCTTATTTAACTGGAGAACTAACAGGAGTTCAGATTTCAAATAAAATCAGACCTTCTAACCTTACTAAGAATATTTTATTCTTAGGTTACGGGGTTTCTTCCTTTAGAGTCTATGTGAAAAGCTTTTTAACAATATCTTATTTATCAGGAGCTAGACATACATATTTATATATGATGGGGTCAGACATATTAGACTACCATTTTGATACAGATGGAACTTATGAAATAACTCAAGCAGATTTTTTGTTCTTAAGGTTAGGGCGAGACGTATCTAATAAGTTATACGAGGGAATTCTTTTAAATCTTCTTACATATAGATTAGAGTCTGGTAGAAAGACATGGATATAC
This Thiovulum sp. ES DNA region includes the following protein-coding sequences:
- a CDS encoding phage anti-repressor protein (PFAM: AntA/AntB antirepressor), giving the protein KTKYNDWIQRQIEAYGFQEGFDYWVIDVKATKYRGASKEYYGTYNMSKELGMTANSEKGKLIRLYYIQVEKDLINSKSKQIEVLTGQLTRFGQNLEKWSLETKKELIEATRDRSAEIMEMLSNISRKRGTIFTRTSSYNVNKTELQTYMCFFTALVQFAQLNGLDDQQMYLSAQRQMRRLFRTEFVFFSCCGYGSG
- a CDS encoding DNA/RNA helicase, superfamily II, SNF2 family (PFAM: Helicase conserved C-terminal domain; SNF2 family N-terminal domain), encoding MSDNKSFKKSIYMKDLLELRDFQKEAIRFLYGNPKAILGLPTGVGKTITSFSLYSYHKQVHDVPNKYQLLFVTEKSLVPQSTEDLLKFFELEYHMIYGHSKKKRDEVYKEFEDELTDVLFLNYEILRNDYKQIFEIVKRQGLNNIMFIYDEATAIKSRSSKISKIIKAFTSNVSRSLGLTATLSKGRMEDYYNIMHNLNIPIWTYRKFQDNFILSETVYWGFLKNNQRSLGRAKGKIQGNTVTFFFNLSYLDRAKLMMKAYPKGAIAKIVRNNLLVLSVKLQYASGQRFLSVSSGKKTHPLTLFMTSDDKTVGYKNVTDFVKGTRKYIFTRSKKSVASELPAFSKKKIILSEDKETIQTLQMLYYETKVPNFARINIALSTPEAINKDLSEDYISPKINEMLKLLTGSLSTEKVLVYSHSRQVIERAYTTYHNHTGKDFAVITGNSQFDSNEQRHKFWEDSNINVLFGTDSMSQGHNLQNANYIIYLNLPLNSGNYIQTSGRISRIGTEHSNLTLIHLLYEDTADIDWYEMVHRQLNLINTLNPDQIDEGLLASDVTETLDEKDIDTFVRRSLGNRRKQYVDD
- a CDS encoding Leucine Rich Repeat (LRR)-containing protein, whose translation is MPFSLKERTYRNLSKLNIRTLPETVEELFSKTTLNLANSQITSLPPEIGNLTQLEALILSGNNLTSLPLSLRNLRKLTYVNISGNRSLNQDYMFDCFRGVETVISDKYIWNLKELPF